Proteins from one Salmonella bongori NCTC 12419 genomic window:
- the fhuC gene encoding Fe3+-hydroxamate ABC transporter ATP-binding protein FhuC has translation MQENHIHSDTTFALRSVAFRVPGRTLLHPLSLMFPAGRVTALIGHNGSGKSTLLKMLGRHQPPSEGDIVLDNQPLASWSSKAFARKVAYLPQQLPQAEGMTVRELVAIGRYPWHGALGRFGIADREKVEEAITLVGLKPLAHRLVDSLSGGERQRAWIAMLVAQDSRCLLLDEPTSALDIAHQVDVLALVHRLSQQRGLTVIAVLHDINMAARYCDYLVALRGGEMIAQGTPVELMRSDVLEQIYGIPMGILPHPAGAAPVSFVY, from the coding sequence ATGCAGGAAAACCACATTCATTCCGATACCACCTTTGCGCTGCGAAGCGTCGCCTTTCGTGTGCCGGGCCGCACGCTTTTACACCCTCTCTCGTTAATGTTTCCCGCAGGCCGCGTCACCGCTCTTATCGGCCATAATGGCTCCGGTAAATCTACACTGTTAAAAATGCTGGGACGTCATCAGCCGCCTTCCGAGGGCGATATTGTGCTCGACAATCAGCCGTTGGCGAGCTGGAGCAGCAAGGCATTTGCCCGTAAGGTCGCTTATCTGCCCCAACAACTGCCACAGGCGGAAGGGATGACGGTGCGTGAACTGGTGGCGATTGGCCGCTATCCGTGGCATGGCGCACTGGGGCGTTTTGGCATTGCGGACCGGGAAAAAGTGGAAGAGGCGATTACACTGGTCGGGTTAAAACCGCTGGCACATCGTCTGGTGGACAGCCTTTCCGGCGGCGAGCGCCAGCGAGCGTGGATCGCGATGTTGGTCGCCCAGGACAGCCGATGTCTGCTGCTGGATGAGCCGACATCTGCGCTGGATATTGCCCATCAGGTCGACGTTCTGGCACTGGTACATCGCTTAAGCCAACAGCGTGGTCTGACGGTGATTGCTGTGTTACATGATATCAATATGGCTGCGCGTTATTGCGACTACCTGGTGGCACTGCGTGGCGGTGAAATGATTGCGCAGGGAACGCCTGTGGAACTGATGCGCAGTGACGTTCTGGAGCAGATTTACGGTATCCC
- the fhuA gene encoding ferrichrome porin FhuA, with product MARLKTAQPNSSLRKIAVVVATAVSGMSVYAQAAVQPKEETITVTAAPAPQESAWGPAATIAARQSATATKTDTPIQKVPQSISVVTAEEMALHQPKSVKEALSYTPGVAVGTRGASNTYDYLIIRGFAADGQSQNNYLNGLKMQGNFYNDAVIDPYMLERAEVMRGPVSVLYGKSSPGGLLNMVSKRPTTEPLKEIQFKMGTDSLFQTGFDFSDALDEEGVYSYRLTGLARSANAQQDRAEEQRYAIAPAFTWRPDDKTNFTFLSYFQNEPETGYYGWLPKEGTVEPLPNGKRLPTDFNEGAKNNTYSRNEKMVGYSFDHEFNDIFTVRQNLRYAENKVSQNSVYGYGVCSDSANGYSKQCAALAPADKGHYLARKYVVDDEKLQNFSVDTQLQSKFATGEVDHTLLTGVDFMRMRNDINAWFGYDDSVPLLDLYNPVYTDFDFASRDPATSGPYQILNKQKQTGLYVQDQAQWDKVLVTLGGRYDWADQESLNRTTGITSKRDDKQFTWRGGVNYLFDNGITPYFSYSESFEPASQTGENGKIFAPSKGKQYEAGVKYVPNDRPIVITGAVYQLTKTNNLMADPAGSFFSVEGGEIRARGVELEAKAALSASINVVGSYTYTDAEYTTDTTYKGNTPAQVPKHMASLWGDYTFFDGSLSGLTLGTGGRFTGSSYGDPANSFKVGSYTVVDALVRYDLARVGMAGSNVALHVNNLLDREYVASCFQTYGCFWGAERQVVATATFRF from the coding sequence ATGGCGCGTCTTAAAACTGCTCAGCCAAACTCCTCTCTGCGTAAAATCGCAGTTGTAGTAGCCACAGCGGTTAGCGGCATGTCTGTCTATGCACAGGCGGCGGTTCAACCGAAAGAAGAAACCATTACCGTAACCGCAGCGCCTGCCCCGCAGGAAAGTGCCTGGGGACCGGCGGCAACCATTGCTGCAAGACAATCCGCCACGGCAACCAAAACGGACACGCCGATTCAAAAGGTGCCGCAGTCTATTTCCGTTGTTACCGCCGAAGAGATGGCGTTGCATCAGCCAAAGTCGGTTAAAGAAGCGTTGAGTTATACCCCTGGCGTTGCCGTGGGAACTCGTGGCGCGTCCAATACTTACGACTACCTGATTATTCGCGGTTTCGCCGCTGATGGCCAAAGCCAGAATAACTATCTGAATGGCCTGAAAATGCAGGGCAACTTCTATAATGATGCGGTGATAGACCCTTATATGCTGGAACGCGCGGAAGTGATGCGTGGTCCGGTTTCCGTTCTGTACGGGAAAAGTAGCCCTGGCGGTTTGCTTAATATGGTTAGCAAGCGCCCGACTACGGAGCCGCTGAAAGAAATTCAGTTCAAGATGGGTACTGACAGTCTGTTCCAGACTGGTTTTGACTTCAGCGACGCGCTGGATGAAGAGGGCGTATATTCTTATCGTTTGACCGGTCTGGCGCGTTCCGCTAATGCACAGCAGGATCGCGCGGAAGAGCAGCGCTATGCGATTGCGCCAGCGTTCACCTGGCGTCCGGATGACAAGACGAACTTTACGTTTCTCTCTTACTTCCAGAATGAACCAGAGACGGGTTACTACGGCTGGCTGCCGAAAGAGGGAACGGTTGAGCCGCTGCCAAACGGTAAACGTCTGCCAACAGATTTCAACGAAGGGGCGAAAAACAATACCTATTCTCGAAATGAGAAGATGGTAGGGTACAGTTTCGATCATGAATTCAACGACATCTTTACCGTGCGCCAGAATTTGCGTTATGCCGAGAATAAAGTCTCGCAAAATAGCGTCTATGGTTACGGCGTTTGTTCCGATTCGGCAAACGGTTACAGCAAGCAGTGCGCGGCGTTAGCGCCAGCGGACAAAGGCCATTATCTGGCGCGTAAATATGTTGTTGACGACGAGAAACTGCAAAACTTCTCCGTTGATACTCAGTTGCAAAGTAAATTTGCCACCGGTGAGGTGGATCACACGCTGCTGACCGGCGTCGACTTTATGCGTATGCGTAACGATATCAATGCCTGGTTTGGCTACGACGATTCCGTACCTCTGCTTGACCTCTATAACCCGGTGTACACTGATTTCGACTTTGCTTCGCGAGATCCGGCAACATCCGGTCCGTACCAGATTTTGAATAAGCAAAAGCAAACGGGTCTGTACGTCCAGGACCAGGCACAGTGGGATAAAGTCCTGGTAACATTGGGGGGGCGTTATGACTGGGCCGATCAAGAGTCTCTTAACCGCACTACTGGCATCACATCTAAACGTGATGATAAGCAGTTTACCTGGCGTGGTGGCGTTAACTACCTGTTTGATAATGGAATAACGCCTTACTTCAGTTATAGTGAATCGTTTGAGCCAGCTTCACAGACGGGAGAGAATGGTAAAATATTTGCACCTTCGAAAGGTAAGCAGTATGAAGCGGGGGTTAAATATGTACCGAATGATCGGCCGATAGTCATTACTGGTGCGGTCTATCAGTTGACCAAAACCAACAACCTGATGGCTGATCCGGCGGGGTCTTTCTTCTCGGTTGAAGGCGGTGAAATTCGCGCCCGCGGCGTGGAATTAGAAGCGAAAGCGGCGCTTTCTGCAAGCATCAACGTCGTGGGTTCTTACACCTATACTGACGCCGAATACACGACGGATACGACCTATAAAGGTAATACTCCTGCACAGGTGCCAAAGCATATGGCGTCGTTGTGGGGCGATTACACATTCTTTGATGGCTCATTGTCCGGTTTAACGCTGGGGACCGGCGGGCGTTTCACGGGGTCAAGCTATGGCGATCCGGCAAACTCCTTTAAAGTAGGGAGTTATACGGTTGTCGATGCATTGGTACGTTATGACCTTGCACGCGTAGGCATGGCCGGCTCCAACGTTGCCCTCCATGTCAATAATCTGCTCGACCGTGAATATGTCGCCAGTTGCTTCCAGACCTATGGCTGCTTCTGGGGCGCGGAGCGTCAGGTTGTTGCAACGGCAACCTTCCGTTTCTAA